The following coding sequences lie in one Myxococcus xanthus genomic window:
- a CDS encoding class I SAM-dependent methyltransferase — MPPSDTESYLLDYHRRLAGVTARWFAKTPVIRGDSRFASTYELLAAEVPQDARPRTVLDLACGDGYLLELLARRAPQCPGLVGLDMSEDELAQAQARLKGAATLIRGVAQSLPFEDASLDVVLSHLALMLMDDCEKVLSEIRRVLTPAGKLSCVVGGGFVPSGALAVFRALMKPAIEAQPRPLLSLGDTRFRSTEGLRALFDLAFEHVEVFDLEVQEGGPPEQVWASLSTTYDADQLSPDAREDVRRAFLAAVEPMKDSTGNITCLWSMRQVTASAPRRRGV; from the coding sequence ATGCCTCCGTCCGACACCGAGTCCTACCTCCTCGATTACCACCGCCGGCTCGCGGGCGTGACCGCGCGGTGGTTCGCGAAGACTCCCGTGATTCGGGGCGACAGCCGATTCGCTTCCACCTATGAGTTGCTGGCGGCGGAAGTCCCCCAGGACGCGCGGCCGAGGACCGTGCTCGACCTGGCTTGCGGCGATGGCTACCTGCTCGAGTTGCTCGCTCGGCGGGCGCCTCAGTGTCCGGGACTCGTCGGCCTGGACATGAGCGAGGACGAGCTCGCCCAGGCCCAGGCGCGATTGAAGGGGGCCGCCACGCTGATTCGAGGCGTGGCGCAGTCGCTCCCCTTCGAGGACGCCAGCCTCGACGTCGTGCTCAGCCACCTGGCGCTCATGCTGATGGATGACTGCGAGAAGGTCCTCTCCGAGATTCGCCGCGTCCTGACGCCTGCCGGGAAGCTGTCCTGCGTCGTCGGCGGAGGCTTCGTGCCTTCCGGGGCGCTCGCGGTGTTCCGCGCCCTGATGAAACCCGCCATCGAGGCGCAGCCGCGCCCCCTGCTGAGCCTGGGCGACACGCGCTTCCGCTCCACCGAGGGGCTGAGGGCACTCTTCGACCTCGCCTTCGAGCATGTCGAGGTCTTCGACCTCGAGGTCCAGGAAGGCGGGCCGCCCGAGCAGGTCTGGGCTTCCCTCTCCACCACCTACGACGCCGACCAGCTCTCGCCCGACGCACGCGAGGACGTCCGGCGCGCGTTCCTCGCGGCCGTGGAGCCCATGAAGGATTCAACTGGAAACATCACCTGTCTCTGGAGCATGCGGCAGGTGACGGCGAGCGCGCCACGACGCCGCGGCGTGTAG
- a CDS encoding alkaline phosphatase PhoX, protein MQRRSFLRLTAMSSGLLVLGPGFWRSVYAAPARPGPGPYGAISGAPDAQGLRLPAGFSSRIIARTGQRVPGTHYTWHAAPDGGTCFPTDDGGWVYTSNCELPLIGGASSIRFDGGGNVTSAYRILEGTQLNCAGGPTPWGTWLSCEEWDGGHVWECNPQEPSQGQRRSALGTFAHEAVAVDSVGMRLYLTEDRPEGRFYRFTPAQWPSLSSGTLEAAKLNGSALDGTATFSWVRVSASLPASLQLARFLTTAFDGGEGCWYDSGTIYFTTKGDNRVWAHTPATGTVELLYDDDLYPESPLRGVDNITVSRSGDLYVAEDGDDLQLCVFTPGPERSVAPFLQVVGHAGSELTGPAFSPDGQRLYFSSQRGTDGNGVTFEVRGPFR, encoded by the coding sequence ATGCAGCGCAGGAGCTTCCTTCGACTCACCGCGATGAGCAGCGGACTCCTGGTCCTGGGGCCGGGTTTCTGGCGTTCCGTCTATGCCGCTCCCGCCCGGCCGGGGCCTGGCCCCTACGGTGCCATCTCCGGTGCTCCGGATGCTCAGGGGCTGAGGCTGCCCGCGGGTTTCAGCTCACGCATCATCGCTCGCACCGGACAGCGCGTTCCCGGCACCCACTACACGTGGCACGCCGCTCCGGACGGCGGCACCTGTTTCCCCACCGACGATGGCGGCTGGGTCTACACCTCCAACTGTGAGTTGCCGCTAATTGGAGGTGCCTCATCGATTCGCTTCGATGGCGGCGGCAACGTGACGAGCGCCTACCGCATCCTCGAGGGCACCCAGCTCAACTGCGCCGGAGGGCCCACGCCCTGGGGCACCTGGTTGTCCTGTGAGGAGTGGGACGGGGGCCATGTCTGGGAATGCAATCCCCAGGAACCCTCACAGGGGCAGCGGCGTAGTGCCCTGGGCACCTTCGCCCACGAAGCCGTCGCCGTGGACTCGGTGGGCATGCGCCTGTACCTGACGGAGGATCGGCCGGAGGGGCGGTTCTACCGCTTCACTCCCGCCCAGTGGCCCTCGCTGTCCTCGGGCACCTTGGAGGCCGCGAAGCTGAACGGCAGCGCGCTGGATGGCACCGCCACCTTCAGCTGGGTGAGGGTCTCCGCCTCGCTTCCCGCGTCTCTGCAGCTCGCCCGTTTCCTGACCACCGCGTTCGATGGCGGCGAGGGTTGCTGGTACGACAGCGGCACCATCTACTTCACGACCAAGGGCGACAATCGTGTCTGGGCCCACACCCCGGCCACCGGCACGGTGGAGCTCCTCTACGACGACGACCTCTACCCGGAGTCGCCGCTGCGCGGCGTGGACAACATCACCGTGTCCCGCTCGGGTGACCTCTACGTGGCTGAGGATGGTGACGACCTCCAGCTGTGCGTCTTCACCCCGGGCCCTGAGCGCTCCGTCGCGCCATTCCTCCAGGTGGTGGGGCACGCGGGCTCCGAACTCACCGGCCCCGCCTTCAGTCCGGATGGCCAGCGGCTGTACTTCAGCTCGCAGCGCGGGACGGATGGCAACGGCGTCACCTTCGAGGTGCGTGGCCCGTTCCGTTGA
- the hutH gene encoding histidine ammonia-lyase yields the protein MSRPRILIDGDTLKLEEILQVARNEATVELSPDAATRVRASRALVDRVAAGDTPAYGINTGFGTLAEVRIDKKDLRDLQRNLILSHACGVGTPLPLPEARALLLLRCNVLAKGYSGIRMETLALALDMLNRDVVPVVPERGSVGASGDLAPLAHLALVFIGEGEAFHQGQRMPAKQALERAGLQPVVLEAKEGLALVNGTQAMCAVGTLLQLRAESLADIADVAGAMTLEGLLGSHKPFIPEIHDVRAHPGQKDVAAHLRRILVDSELVESHVNCSKVQDPYSLRCMPQVHGAAREGIAFSRRILEVEVNSATDNPLVFADTERIVSGGNFHGQPISLAMDVVAMALTQLSSISERRVEQLVNPSLSNLPAFLAKNSGLNSGFMIAQVTSAALVAESRVLSHPASVDSIPSSAGREDHVSMGMTAALKGRQVSDFARSCLAIEILVAAQALDFRLPLKPGKGALAAYELVRSKVPHMDKDRELHRDIEAVSQLVDSGELLAAVRSATA from the coding sequence ATGTCGCGCCCCCGTATCCTCATCGACGGTGACACCCTGAAGCTCGAGGAAATCCTCCAGGTGGCTCGCAACGAGGCCACCGTGGAGCTGTCGCCCGACGCCGCCACCCGCGTGCGGGCCTCGCGCGCCCTGGTGGACCGCGTCGCCGCCGGAGACACGCCCGCCTACGGCATCAACACCGGCTTTGGCACGTTGGCCGAAGTCCGCATCGACAAGAAGGACCTGCGCGACCTCCAGCGCAATCTCATCCTCTCCCACGCTTGTGGCGTCGGCACGCCCCTCCCCCTTCCGGAGGCGCGGGCGCTCCTGCTGCTCCGTTGCAACGTGCTCGCCAAGGGCTACTCCGGCATCCGCATGGAGACGCTGGCCCTGGCGCTGGACATGCTGAACCGGGACGTCGTGCCCGTGGTCCCCGAGCGGGGCAGCGTGGGCGCCTCCGGAGACCTGGCCCCGCTGGCGCACCTGGCGCTCGTCTTCATCGGCGAAGGTGAAGCCTTCCACCAGGGCCAGCGGATGCCCGCGAAGCAGGCGCTGGAGCGCGCCGGCCTGCAACCGGTGGTGTTGGAGGCCAAGGAGGGCCTCGCCCTGGTGAACGGCACGCAGGCCATGTGCGCAGTGGGCACCCTGCTCCAGCTTCGCGCGGAGTCCCTGGCGGACATCGCCGACGTCGCGGGCGCCATGACGCTGGAGGGCCTGCTGGGAAGCCACAAGCCCTTCATCCCTGAGATTCACGATGTGCGCGCGCACCCGGGCCAGAAGGACGTCGCGGCGCACCTGCGGCGCATCCTGGTGGACAGCGAGCTGGTGGAGTCGCACGTCAACTGCAGCAAGGTGCAGGACCCCTACTCCCTGCGCTGCATGCCGCAGGTGCACGGCGCGGCGCGCGAGGGCATCGCGTTCTCCCGACGCATCCTGGAGGTGGAGGTCAACAGCGCCACGGACAACCCGCTCGTTTTCGCGGACACGGAGCGCATCGTGTCGGGAGGCAACTTCCACGGCCAGCCCATCTCCCTGGCCATGGACGTGGTGGCCATGGCGCTGACGCAGCTGTCGTCCATCAGCGAGCGGCGCGTGGAGCAGCTCGTGAACCCGTCGCTGTCCAACCTGCCGGCGTTCCTGGCGAAGAACTCCGGGTTGAACTCCGGCTTCATGATCGCGCAGGTGACCAGCGCCGCGCTCGTGGCCGAGTCCCGCGTGCTCAGCCACCCCGCGTCGGTGGATTCGATTCCGTCATCCGCGGGCCGCGAGGACCACGTGTCCATGGGCATGACGGCGGCGCTCAAGGGCCGTCAGGTCAGCGACTTCGCCCGTTCGTGCCTCGCGATTGAAATCCTGGTGGCGGCGCAGGCCCTGGACTTCCGCCTGCCGCTGAAGCCCGGCAAGGGCGCCCTCGCGGCGTATGAGCTGGTGCGCTCGAAGGTCCCCCACATGGACAAGGACCGCGAGCTGCACCGGGACATCGAGGCGGTGAGCCAGCTCGTCGACTCCGGCGAACTGCTCGCGGCGGTGCGCTCCGCCACGGCCTGA
- a CDS encoding aspartate kinase gives MALIVQKYGGTSVGDVARIKNVALRCLAAQEAGHDVVVVVSAMSGETNRLLKLVAQLTDRPDEREQDVVVATGEQVSIGLLAMAIHAQQGKATSFLGHQVRIVTDSTFSKARIKSIDAQPIRAALARGHIVVVAGFQGVDESGSVTTLGRGGSDTTAVAVAAALNAHACEIYTDVDGVYTTDPNMVPSARKLDRITYEEMLELASVGAKVLQIRSVEFAMKYKVPLWVKSSFTDDPGTLVCEEDSSMEDVLVRGVAYDRNEAKITVCGVPDVAGAAAKIFGPLDEKHIVVDLIVQNPSKNGRTDLTFTVGKADFLTAQEVVRKVAEEIGASGIETDGDIAKVSIVGVGMRNHSGVAARMFQALSAEGINIQMISTSEIKVSCVVHAKYTELAVRALHTAFGLDQPMPPEGVSAVSETAALMGEKV, from the coding sequence ATGGCACTCATCGTCCAGAAGTATGGCGGTACCTCCGTGGGTGACGTGGCCCGCATCAAGAACGTGGCCCTGCGCTGTCTGGCCGCCCAGGAGGCGGGGCATGACGTGGTCGTCGTCGTGTCCGCCATGTCCGGCGAGACGAACCGGCTGCTGAAACTGGTGGCGCAACTCACCGACCGGCCGGACGAGCGCGAGCAGGACGTGGTCGTGGCTACCGGTGAACAGGTCTCCATCGGCCTGCTGGCCATGGCCATCCATGCCCAGCAGGGGAAGGCGACCAGCTTCCTCGGCCACCAGGTGCGCATCGTCACCGACAGCACCTTCTCCAAAGCGCGCATCAAGAGCATCGACGCGCAGCCCATCCGCGCCGCGCTGGCCCGGGGCCACATCGTCGTGGTGGCGGGCTTCCAGGGTGTGGATGAGTCCGGCAGCGTCACCACGCTGGGCCGTGGCGGCTCCGACACCACCGCCGTGGCCGTGGCCGCCGCGCTGAACGCGCACGCCTGTGAAATCTACACGGACGTGGACGGCGTCTACACCACCGACCCCAACATGGTTCCGTCCGCGCGCAAGCTGGACCGCATCACCTACGAGGAGATGCTGGAACTGGCCAGCGTGGGCGCCAAGGTGTTGCAGATCCGCTCGGTCGAGTTCGCCATGAAGTACAAGGTGCCGCTGTGGGTGAAGTCGTCCTTCACCGATGACCCCGGCACCCTCGTGTGTGAGGAGGACAGTTCCATGGAGGATGTGCTGGTCCGTGGCGTCGCGTATGACCGCAACGAGGCGAAGATCACGGTGTGTGGTGTGCCGGACGTCGCGGGCGCCGCGGCGAAGATCTTCGGTCCGCTCGATGAGAAGCACATCGTGGTGGACCTCATCGTGCAGAACCCGTCCAAGAATGGCCGCACGGACCTGACCTTCACCGTGGGCAAGGCGGACTTCCTCACCGCGCAGGAAGTGGTGCGGAAGGTCGCCGAGGAGATTGGCGCGTCCGGTATCGAGACTGACGGGGACATCGCGAAGGTGTCCATCGTGGGCGTGGGCATGCGCAATCACTCGGGCGTGGCGGCGCGGATGTTCCAGGCGCTGTCCGCCGAGGGCATCAACATCCAGATGATCTCCACATCGGAGATCAAGGTGTCGTGCGTGGTCCACGCCAAATACACGGAGCTGGCCGTGCGCGCGCTGCACACCGCCTTCGGGTTGGATCAGCCCATGCCTCCGGAAGGGGTCTCCGCCGTCTCGGAGACGGCGGCCCTGATGGGCGAGAAGGTCTGA
- a CDS encoding ComEA family DNA-binding protein yields the protein MASRTAALAAVALGVLGVGVVARLRWPDAAPALDCAAESVRIRPDGVALCGDGAVPTGAQALALGRPLDLNSATEEELALLPGVGRSLARSLVEAREEQGGFKSWDDVDAVRGVGAAKLQTLRAATALGAPPDAGPVW from the coding sequence ATGGCGAGCCGCACCGCCGCGCTCGCCGCCGTCGCGCTGGGGGTGCTGGGCGTGGGCGTCGTCGCACGCCTGCGCTGGCCGGATGCGGCGCCCGCGTTGGACTGCGCCGCTGAGTCAGTGCGGATCCGTCCGGATGGTGTGGCCCTCTGTGGTGACGGCGCCGTGCCGACCGGGGCTCAGGCGCTGGCCCTGGGGCGTCCGTTGGATTTGAACTCGGCGACCGAGGAGGAGCTTGCCCTGCTCCCGGGCGTCGGGCGTTCCCTGGCGCGGAGCCTCGTGGAGGCACGCGAGGAGCAGGGCGGCTTCAAGAGCTGGGATGACGTGGATGCGGTCCGTGGCGTGGGTGCTGCCAAGTTGCAGACCCTCCGGGCGGCCACGGCGCTTGGAGCGCCTCCCGACGCCGGGCCCGTGTGGTAA
- a CDS encoding tetratricopeptide repeat protein yields MGSKRVFGSVPPIPAPASLSGDGATDAPFSGVRATSPFGLSPLSGADSGIQLPPESDPTATPGAGAGGLSSLDDSSASDLGPVAGAASRRAPLELPPDLIASTRLSMDGARTFENGSSQRIRPRVVLAILVGLIVVASLGYVALKNRGVEIPANVVDSTDRASVLLRRDDATSRKQAIERLRSIAIENPGYVDVQSELAVALTLNLSDVQADAERLRLRGDAIARGLEAAAKMRVLADQVARRTSLQQEQEATARDMASLRVTTATLRKELDVQLAQLNKAPESEPPSAAAARLKARALHASVLAAPDSLALAERLRNVESAPYPWSTLARAEYALVAGSPPESLQAVAKDLEALRQADSTLLRAYLLGARVALKLKDTAAARSLLDDAVALNPNHQAAARLIAQIDADAASP; encoded by the coding sequence GTGGGGTCGAAGCGTGTCTTCGGCTCCGTGCCGCCCATTCCCGCGCCCGCGAGCCTGTCCGGAGACGGCGCCACGGACGCGCCCTTCTCGGGCGTCCGAGCGACGAGCCCCTTCGGCCTGTCACCGCTGTCCGGCGCCGACAGTGGCATCCAGCTCCCGCCAGAATCGGACCCCACTGCGACGCCGGGCGCCGGGGCAGGGGGGCTGAGTTCCCTCGATGACTCCAGTGCCTCGGACCTGGGCCCTGTGGCCGGAGCCGCATCGCGCCGGGCCCCACTGGAGCTCCCTCCGGACCTGATTGCGTCGACCCGTCTGTCGATGGACGGAGCGCGGACGTTCGAGAACGGCAGCTCCCAGCGAATCCGTCCCCGGGTGGTGCTGGCCATCCTGGTTGGACTCATCGTGGTGGCCTCGCTGGGCTACGTCGCGCTGAAGAATCGCGGGGTGGAGATCCCCGCCAATGTGGTGGATTCGACGGACCGTGCGTCGGTGCTGCTCCGTCGGGATGACGCCACCTCTCGTAAGCAGGCCATCGAGCGGCTGCGAAGCATCGCCATCGAGAATCCCGGCTACGTCGACGTCCAATCCGAACTGGCGGTAGCGCTCACGCTGAACCTGTCCGACGTCCAGGCCGATGCCGAGCGTCTGCGTCTCCGGGGCGATGCCATCGCCCGGGGCCTGGAGGCCGCGGCGAAGATGCGCGTCCTCGCCGACCAGGTGGCTCGCCGCACCTCCCTCCAGCAGGAGCAGGAGGCCACCGCGCGCGACATGGCGTCCCTGCGTGTCACCACCGCCACGCTTCGCAAGGAACTGGACGTGCAGTTGGCCCAGTTGAACAAGGCGCCGGAGTCCGAGCCGCCCAGCGCCGCGGCGGCACGGCTCAAGGCACGCGCCCTCCATGCCTCCGTCCTGGCGGCGCCGGACTCCCTGGCCCTGGCCGAGCGTCTGCGCAACGTGGAGAGCGCGCCGTACCCGTGGAGCACGCTGGCTCGGGCCGAGTACGCGCTGGTCGCCGGGTCGCCGCCGGAGTCGCTCCAGGCGGTGGCCAAGGACTTGGAGGCGCTGCGCCAGGCCGACAGCACGCTCCTGCGCGCCTACCTGCTCGGTGCCCGCGTGGCGCTGAAGCTGAAGGACACAGCCGCGGCCCGTTCACTCCTGGACGACGCCGTGGCGTTGAACCCGAACCACCAGGCGGCGGCTCGGCTGATCGCGCAGATTGACGCGGATGCCGCCTCGCCCTGA
- a CDS encoding glycosyltransferase family 2 protein gives MAEVFFWCAVLLLAHTYFLYPLSLFLLEGAAQVLKNARDVRRAETVNHSSGGQRALPSVSLVVAAYNEVSCIQQKLENSLALAYPAERFEVLIGSDGSSDGTDDIVCGCSDARVRLSPAPRAGKTTVLNRCIPMAQGDIVVLSDANTMIEPEAIERLVRHFEDPEVGAVCGKLRLYNPTKQDYEESAYWSYESLIKMYEGRRGAVVGANGGLYAIRRSLFTQLPPSTIVDDFVIPLRILDQGYKVVYEEHAVAHEETTEDYGKEFGRRARIAAGNFQSIRMVPGLLLPTAGFPAFAFWSHKLLRWFAPALMGLALVANLFLLDRLFYQFTLFSQVLFYALAYLGKTGVLKRGTAKKAASVAYYFVTMNLAIVVGFWRFLRNSQRAAWDRTARA, from the coding sequence ATGGCGGAGGTCTTCTTCTGGTGTGCCGTGCTGCTGCTCGCACACACTTACTTTCTCTACCCCTTGAGTCTTTTCTTGCTCGAAGGGGCCGCGCAGGTGCTCAAGAACGCCCGCGATGTACGGCGCGCGGAAACAGTCAATCACAGCTCCGGCGGGCAGCGGGCGTTGCCCTCGGTGAGTCTGGTGGTGGCGGCCTACAACGAGGTTTCGTGCATCCAGCAGAAGCTGGAGAACAGTCTCGCGCTGGCGTACCCGGCGGAGCGGTTCGAGGTGCTCATCGGTTCGGATGGTTCGTCGGACGGGACGGATGACATCGTCTGCGGTTGCTCCGACGCGCGCGTGCGGCTGTCGCCGGCGCCTCGGGCGGGCAAGACGACGGTGCTCAACCGCTGCATCCCCATGGCGCAGGGGGACATCGTCGTTCTTTCCGACGCCAACACGATGATCGAACCCGAGGCCATCGAGCGGCTGGTGCGCCACTTCGAGGACCCGGAGGTGGGGGCCGTCTGCGGCAAGCTTCGGCTCTACAACCCCACGAAGCAGGACTACGAGGAGAGCGCGTACTGGAGCTACGAGTCGCTCATCAAGATGTACGAGGGGCGGCGCGGCGCGGTGGTGGGGGCCAACGGTGGCCTCTATGCCATCCGGCGCTCGCTGTTCACCCAGCTGCCGCCGTCCACCATCGTGGACGACTTCGTGATTCCGCTGCGCATCCTGGATCAGGGCTACAAGGTCGTCTACGAAGAGCACGCCGTGGCGCACGAGGAGACCACGGAAGATTACGGCAAGGAGTTCGGCCGCCGGGCGCGCATCGCCGCGGGCAACTTCCAGAGCATCCGCATGGTGCCCGGGCTGTTGCTGCCGACCGCGGGCTTCCCGGCCTTCGCCTTCTGGTCGCACAAGCTGCTGCGCTGGTTCGCTCCCGCGTTGATGGGGTTGGCGCTGGTGGCGAACCTGTTCCTGCTGGACCGGCTCTTCTACCAGTTCACCCTGTTCAGCCAGGTGCTGTTCTACGCACTCGCGTACCTGGGGAAGACGGGGGTGCTGAAGCGGGGCACGGCGAAGAAGGCCGCGTCGGTGGCGTACTACTTCGTGACCATGAACCTAGCCATCGTCGTGGGGTTCTGGCGCTTCCTGCGCAACTCGCAGCGCGCCGCGTGGGACCGGACGGCGCGCGCGTAG
- a CDS encoding CHAP domain-containing protein translates to MRTVTLMGILATLATGCATTGAPLEPWLDSYSLRYRSASPPAFPRESLSKQVATAAPKAPAERPGTVAARPAKAPGGKSRATPARATRPTPVAGDARAKVVTTARSLVGKTQVALNGRKYPSDCTGLIEGVYAQAGVTFRGTVQPGDNGVTAMYRFARSRGHVYSEERPTPGDLVFFNETYDQNRDGRRNDGLTHVGIVENVSASGTVTVIHRVRRGVVRYRMNLERPHLRRDPKTGEVLNDMLRHPGPNREPVLTGQLFGGYGSVLPKSPKAQKPVPVALR, encoded by the coding sequence ATGAGGACAGTCACGCTGATGGGAATCCTCGCCACGCTGGCGACCGGCTGCGCCACCACGGGCGCGCCGCTGGAGCCATGGCTGGACTCCTACAGTCTTCGCTACCGCTCCGCCTCCCCGCCCGCCTTCCCGCGCGAGTCCCTTTCCAAGCAGGTGGCCACCGCGGCCCCCAAGGCGCCCGCGGAGCGTCCCGGCACGGTGGCCGCCCGCCCGGCCAAGGCGCCGGGTGGCAAGTCCCGCGCGACGCCGGCCCGGGCCACGCGCCCCACCCCCGTGGCCGGTGATGCCCGCGCCAAGGTGGTGACCACGGCGCGCTCGCTGGTGGGCAAGACGCAGGTTGCACTCAACGGCCGGAAGTACCCGTCCGACTGCACCGGCCTCATCGAAGGCGTCTACGCCCAGGCCGGCGTCACCTTCCGGGGAACGGTGCAGCCCGGCGACAACGGCGTCACCGCCATGTACCGCTTCGCCCGCTCGCGAGGCCACGTGTACTCGGAAGAGCGGCCGACCCCGGGCGACCTCGTCTTCTTCAACGAGACGTATGACCAGAACCGCGATGGGCGCCGAAATGACGGCCTCACCCACGTGGGCATCGTGGAGAACGTCAGCGCCAGCGGGACGGTCACCGTCATCCACCGCGTGCGCCGAGGCGTCGTGCGCTACCGCATGAACCTGGAACGCCCGCACCTTCGGAGGGATCCGAAGACGGGCGAGGTGCTCAACGACATGCTCCGGCACCCAGGCCCCAACCGCGAGCCCGTCCTCACCGGGCAGCTCTTCGGGGGCTACGGCAGCGTGCTGCCCAAGAGCCCCAAGGCCCAGAAGCCCGTCCCCGTGGCACTGCGGTAA
- a CDS encoding HEAT repeat domain-containing protein has translation MSSKNLPRQPSVHARVSGWARVRYCSRDMASFRRALAVLLLATGCIPSPYDRAAKKDTIDGYRAFLREYPTHADTDAAEARLEELEFEEAKRLHTVIAYKRFLEAYPDAAQARTAKTLLEGLRFNGAKETDTVAGWRQFLQEHPEGVQRDEAKRLLSEAEARELATTEDPRKLAEYLRASPDDPRRQDVEARLDAQAFAQAKASGATKLFAYLKEHPAGAHREEARVLLLLLEVEGLLVSGLVDEAEARVKAHPLGPKLTAFPERLASARAERAALARPEPLAQAAHVGHYLRGVEDLSRALVAPDALDRWQAAEELGQHVTVRVLDPLLESLRAARNPLIRQHALESLRTVLAALPKPVAEYEVSSRLDALRERATSAEMYLTVAVLLDLSGQLAQASTEYQRAAESGVPDPVILRRWVQIREERRQHFSAAVAARQLALWSLEVAQEEPVTPEGRVPLASARQLCAAAVNANFAVAAIARARSESTEFPEDLAEFERKAADAKRLADARLADAELLLREQSPGVKTCADRGVRDRLENAVKERTAALDSVATKLPQVGRLLLEVARQRDPSPQVRAAASARLTALKPVP, from the coding sequence GTGTCGTCAAAAAACCTACCCAGGCAACCGTCCGTCCACGCTCGGGTTTCCGGGTGGGCGCGGGTGCGGTATTGCTCCAGGGACATGGCCTCCTTTCGCCGAGCCCTCGCCGTCCTGTTGCTGGCCACTGGCTGCATCCCCTCGCCGTATGACCGCGCGGCGAAGAAGGACACCATCGACGGCTATCGCGCCTTCCTTCGCGAGTACCCCACGCACGCGGACACCGACGCGGCCGAGGCGCGGCTGGAGGAGCTGGAGTTCGAGGAAGCGAAGCGCCTGCACACGGTGATTGCCTACAAGCGCTTCCTGGAGGCGTACCCCGACGCGGCCCAGGCGCGCACGGCGAAGACGCTGTTGGAGGGCCTGCGCTTCAACGGGGCGAAGGAGACGGACACCGTCGCCGGCTGGCGCCAGTTCCTGCAGGAGCACCCGGAGGGCGTCCAGCGCGACGAGGCGAAGCGCCTGCTGTCGGAGGCGGAAGCGCGCGAGCTGGCCACCACGGAGGATCCGCGCAAGCTGGCGGAGTACCTGCGCGCGTCGCCGGATGATCCCCGCCGCCAGGACGTGGAGGCCCGCCTGGATGCCCAGGCCTTCGCGCAGGCCAAGGCCTCCGGCGCGACGAAGCTCTTCGCGTACCTCAAGGAGCACCCGGCCGGCGCGCACCGCGAGGAGGCGCGCGTCCTGCTGCTGCTGCTGGAGGTAGAAGGCCTGCTCGTCTCCGGCCTGGTGGACGAGGCCGAGGCCAGGGTGAAGGCCCATCCCCTGGGCCCGAAGCTCACGGCCTTCCCGGAGCGGCTCGCCTCCGCCCGCGCCGAGCGCGCCGCCCTGGCCCGGCCGGAGCCCCTGGCCCAGGCCGCCCACGTGGGGCACTACCTGCGCGGAGTGGAGGACCTGAGCCGCGCGCTGGTCGCGCCCGACGCGCTGGACCGCTGGCAGGCCGCGGAGGAGCTGGGGCAGCACGTGACGGTGCGCGTGTTGGATCCGTTGTTGGAGAGCCTGCGCGCGGCGCGCAACCCGCTGATCCGTCAGCACGCCCTGGAGTCCCTGCGCACGGTGCTGGCGGCGCTGCCCAAGCCGGTGGCGGAGTACGAGGTGTCCTCGCGCCTGGACGCCCTTCGCGAGCGCGCCACCAGCGCGGAGATGTACCTCACGGTGGCGGTGCTGCTGGACCTGTCCGGCCAGCTGGCCCAGGCGTCCACGGAGTACCAACGCGCCGCCGAGTCGGGCGTGCCAGATCCAGTCATCCTGCGGCGCTGGGTGCAGATTCGCGAGGAGCGGCGCCAGCACTTCTCCGCGGCGGTGGCGGCGCGGCAGCTGGCGCTGTGGTCGCTGGAGGTGGCGCAGGAGGAGCCGGTGACGCCCGAGGGCCGTGTTCCCCTGGCGTCGGCGCGGCAGCTCTGCGCGGCGGCCGTCAACGCGAACTTCGCCGTGGCGGCCATTGCCCGCGCCCGGTCCGAGAGCACCGAGTTCCCCGAGGACCTGGCGGAGTTCGAGCGCAAGGCAGCGGACGCCAAGCGGCTGGCGGACGCGCGGCTGGCCGACGCGGAGCTGCTGCTGCGTGAGCAGTCGCCCGGCGTGAAGACGTGCGCGGACCGCGGTGTGCGGGACCGCCTGGAGAACGCCGTGAAGGAGCGCACCGCCGCGCTGGACTCGGTGGCGACGAAGCTGCCGCAGGTGGGGCGGCTGCTGCTGGAGGTGGCCCGGCAGCGGGATCCGTCGCCCCAGGTCCGCGCGGCCGCGTCCGCCCGGCTGACCGCGCTCAAACCGGTTCCCTGA